In one window of Armatimonadota bacterium DNA:
- a CDS encoding isoprenyl transferase, producing MESHSSQASALPSYEELRTMVDDQRLPRHIAVIMDGNGRWAEERSLPRLAGHEAGTESVRAAIEECAELGIEALTLYTFSSENWVRPPREIEGLMRLIAERLQVELPELHGKNVRVQAIGRLETVPELLQETVAQAQRVTANNDGLRLNLAINYGGRAEIVDAARRVAEAVADGRLRGEDVSEEVFAGFLYAPELPDPDLLIRTAGEARVSNYLLWEIAYAEIVVLPTLWPDFRREHLLQAVVEYQRRTRKFGGLQDDLL from the coding sequence ATGGAATCACACTCATCCCAGGCATCCGCGCTCCCCTCATACGAGGAGCTGCGGACAATGGTTGACGACCAGCGATTGCCTCGCCACATCGCCGTCATCATGGACGGCAACGGCCGCTGGGCGGAGGAGCGGTCGCTGCCGCGTCTCGCCGGCCACGAGGCCGGCACCGAGAGCGTCCGCGCTGCCATTGAGGAATGCGCCGAGTTGGGAATTGAGGCGCTGACCCTGTACACGTTTTCATCGGAGAACTGGGTGCGGCCCCCGCGTGAGATAGAGGGGCTAATGCGCCTCATCGCGGAGCGACTACAGGTGGAGCTGCCCGAGCTTCACGGGAAAAACGTACGCGTGCAGGCAATCGGGCGCCTCGAAACGGTGCCTGAGTTACTGCAGGAGACCGTAGCGCAGGCGCAGCGCGTCACGGCGAATAACGATGGCTTGCGCCTGAACCTTGCGATCAACTACGGTGGGCGAGCGGAGATAGTTGATGCGGCGCGGCGGGTCGCCGAGGCCGTCGCCGATGGGCGCCTGCGCGGCGAGGACGTGTCCGAGGAGGTCTTCGCCGGTTTCCTGTACGCCCCGGAATTGCCCGATCCGGACCTGCTCATTCGCACGGCGGGCGAGGCGCGCGTGAGCAACTACCTGCTGTGGGAAATCGCTTACGCCGAGATCGTCGTGCTGCCGACGCTGTGGCCAGATTTCCGGCGCGAGCATCTGCTCCAAGCCGTGGTGGAATACCAGCGCAGGACGCGAAAGTTCGGTGGGCTGCAGGATGACCTGCTATGA
- the rho gene encoding transcription termination factor Rho — MRATEESRTRTLEMSDLESKTVEELHDLAKGFEISGVQKLNKRDLVLSVLKAQAEHNGNIFMEGVLETLQEGYGFLRVHGYLPSPDDVYVSQSQIKRFGLKTGDTVTGQVRPPKDSERYYSLLRVEAVNSESPETLKHRVPFDALTPIYPTTRLQMETEAKGISGRMIDLVCPIGKGQRGLIVSPPKAGKTMLLKAIGNAITSNHPEAVLIVLLIDERPEEVTDIRRSVDAEVASSTFDELPENHMKVQELCLEKAKRLVEHGKDVVVLLDSITRLSRASNLTVTPSGRTLSGGLDPSALYRPKRFFGAARNIEEGGSLTVVATALVDTGSRMDDMIFEEFKGTGNMELVLDRTLSDRRTFPAIDVRRSGTRHEELLMSEDELRRVWQLRKVLNALDTVQATELLLTGLHKTATNKAFLEWVEKELRPKNGE; from the coding sequence ATGCGCGCGACTGAAGAAAGCAGAACCCGCACTCTGGAGATGTCGGACCTCGAAAGCAAGACGGTCGAGGAACTCCACGATCTCGCCAAGGGCTTCGAGATCTCGGGCGTCCAGAAACTGAACAAGCGCGATCTCGTCTTGAGTGTCCTCAAGGCGCAGGCCGAGCACAACGGCAATATCTTCATGGAAGGCGTGCTCGAGACGCTGCAGGAGGGATACGGGTTCCTGCGCGTCCACGGATATCTCCCGAGCCCGGACGACGTGTACGTCTCGCAGTCGCAGATCAAGCGCTTCGGCCTCAAGACGGGCGACACGGTCACCGGGCAAGTCCGGCCGCCCAAGGACAGTGAGCGTTACTATAGTCTGCTGCGCGTCGAGGCGGTCAACAGCGAGAGCCCCGAGACGCTCAAGCACCGCGTCCCGTTCGATGCCCTGACCCCGATTTACCCCACCACGCGTCTGCAGATGGAGACCGAAGCGAAAGGGATCTCCGGGCGCATGATTGACCTGGTATGCCCGATCGGCAAGGGCCAACGCGGGCTCATCGTGTCGCCGCCCAAGGCGGGCAAGACGATGTTGCTCAAGGCTATCGGCAACGCCATCACCTCCAACCATCCGGAGGCCGTGCTCATCGTGCTCCTCATAGACGAGCGACCCGAGGAGGTCACCGACATCCGGCGCTCCGTGGATGCCGAGGTGGCATCCTCCACCTTCGACGAGCTGCCCGAGAACCACATGAAGGTCCAGGAGCTATGCCTGGAAAAGGCCAAGCGCCTCGTCGAGCATGGAAAAGACGTCGTCGTCCTCCTCGACAGCATCACCCGACTCTCCCGCGCGTCAAACCTCACCGTGACCCCGAGCGGCCGCACCCTCTCCGGCGGCCTCGACCCCAGCGCCCTCTACCGCCCCAAGCGCTTCTTCGGCGCCGCCCGCAACATCGAGGAGGGCGGCAGCCTCACCGTCGTCGCCACCGCTCTGGTTGACACCGGCAGCCGCATGGACGACATGATCTTCGAGGAGTTCAAGGGCACGGGCAACATGGAACTCGTCCTCGATCGCACGCTGTCCGACCGGCGCACCTTCCCCGCGATAGACGTCCGCCGCTCGGGGACGCGTCACGAAGAGCTGCTGATGAGCGAGGACGAGCTGCGCCGCGTTTGGCAACTGCGCAAGGTGCTCAATGCGCTCGACACGGTGCAGGCCACGGAACTCTTGCTTACCGGGCTCCATAAGACCGCAACCAACAAGGCATTCCTCGAGTGGGTCGAGAAGGAGTTGCGGCCGAAGAACGGCGAATAG
- the groES gene encoding co-chaperone GroES yields MIKPIADRLVVKVTEAEEKTSSGILLPDTAQEKPQKGKVVAVGPGRVLDNGDLAKPEVRKGDTVLFSRYGGTEVTIAGKEYMVLRESDVLAIVK; encoded by the coding sequence ATGATTAAGCCGATTGCTGATCGTCTGGTGGTCAAGGTGACGGAAGCCGAGGAGAAGACCTCGTCCGGGATTCTCCTTCCCGATACGGCGCAAGAGAAGCCGCAGAAGGGGAAGGTCGTAGCGGTGGGCCCGGGCCGCGTCCTCGACAACGGCGACTTGGCGAAGCCAGAGGTCAGGAAAGGCGATACGGTGCTGTTCTCCAGGTACGGCGGCACCGAGGTCACGATAGCGGGCAAGGAGTACATGGTCCTGCGGGAAAGCGACGTCCTGGCGATAGTCAAGTAG
- the aroF gene encoding 3-deoxy-7-phosphoheptulonate synthase has translation MVIIMQREATPDEIQAVIETVEESGFRAFVNPGVERKVIALLGAMDAEKATLADRFTSMPGVERVALISEPYKLASRQTRPDDTIVRVGRLRIGGPSLAIIAGPCSVESLEQILEVAHAVKAAGANLLRGGAFKPRTSPYAFQGLGLDALDMLARAREETGLPIVTEVLDPHELPMVMRYADIVQIGARNMQNFRLLQRVGQCGKPVVLKRGPGCRVQDLLMACEYIMLEGNRDVILCERGITTFEDSTRYTTDINAVPVLKRLSHLPVILDPSHSTGDWRYVTPLAKAAIAAGADGLMVEVHPNPPAALSDGPQSLEPPKFAAMMRGVGKIARAVGRRVPAARRAH, from the coding sequence ATGGTCATCATAATGCAGAGAGAGGCGACGCCGGACGAGATCCAGGCGGTCATCGAGACCGTCGAGGAATCCGGCTTCCGGGCGTTCGTCAACCCAGGCGTCGAACGCAAGGTCATCGCGCTGCTCGGCGCGATGGACGCGGAGAAGGCGACGCTTGCCGACCGCTTCACCAGCATGCCGGGCGTGGAGCGCGTCGCGCTCATCTCGGAGCCGTACAAGCTCGCCTCGCGTCAGACCCGTCCCGACGATACGATAGTGAGAGTCGGCCGCTTGCGCATCGGCGGGCCCAGCCTCGCGATCATTGCCGGGCCGTGCAGCGTCGAGTCGCTCGAGCAGATCTTGGAAGTAGCCCACGCAGTCAAAGCCGCCGGCGCCAACCTGCTGCGCGGCGGCGCCTTCAAGCCGCGCACGTCGCCCTACGCGTTCCAGGGTCTCGGACTCGACGCGCTCGACATGCTCGCCCGGGCGCGCGAGGAGACGGGTCTGCCGATCGTCACCGAGGTGCTCGACCCGCACGAACTCCCGATGGTGATGCGCTACGCCGATATCGTACAGATCGGCGCGCGCAACATGCAGAACTTCCGCCTGCTGCAGCGCGTCGGCCAGTGCGGCAAGCCGGTCGTGCTCAAGCGCGGGCCCGGGTGCCGCGTTCAGGACCTGCTGATGGCGTGCGAGTACATCATGCTCGAGGGCAACCGGGACGTCATCCTGTGCGAGCGCGGGATCACGACGTTCGAGGACTCGACGCGCTACACGACCGATATCAACGCCGTGCCGGTGCTCAAACGCCTGTCGCATCTGCCGGTCATCCTCGACCCCAGCCACAGCACGGGCGATTGGCGCTACGTGACGCCGCTCGCCAAGGCGGCAATCGCCGCCGGCGCCGATGGGCTGATGGTCGAGGTGCATCCCAATCCGCCCGCCGCTCTTTCCGACGGGCCGCAGAGCCTGGAGCCGCCCAAGTTCGCGGCCATGATGCGTGGCGTCGGGAAGATCGCACGAGCCGTCGGCAGGCGCGTGCCCGCGGCCCGCCGCGCGCACTAG
- the tsf gene encoding translation elongation factor Ts, whose product MAITPEQVRDLRQRTGAGVMDCKRALTEAEGEMDRAVEILREQGILRAARRESRPTADGTVASYVHAGGKIGVLVEVNCETDFVARTPELQAFAHDVAMQIAAQQPVYLGRDDVPEEVREKEKEIYRAQALGEGKPEKILARIAEGKLEKFYQDVCLLEQPFIRDPDKTIEDLRKELAGKTGENVRIRRFARFQLGECEG is encoded by the coding sequence GTGGCAATCACGCCGGAGCAAGTGAGAGACCTGCGCCAGCGCACGGGCGCGGGCGTCATGGACTGCAAGCGTGCCCTGACCGAGGCGGAAGGGGAGATGGATCGAGCGGTGGAGATTCTGCGCGAGCAGGGCATCCTGCGCGCGGCGCGCCGCGAGTCACGCCCCACCGCCGACGGCACGGTGGCGTCGTACGTGCATGCTGGTGGCAAGATCGGCGTCTTGGTCGAGGTCAACTGCGAGACCGACTTCGTCGCCCGTACCCCGGAATTGCAGGCCTTCGCTCACGACGTGGCGATGCAAATCGCAGCTCAGCAGCCCGTGTACCTGGGCCGCGACGACGTGCCCGAAGAGGTGCGCGAGAAAGAGAAAGAGATCTATCGCGCGCAAGCCTTGGGCGAAGGCAAGCCGGAGAAGATACTCGCGCGTATCGCCGAGGGCAAGCTGGAAAAGTTCTACCAGGACGTCTGTCTGCTGGAGCAGCCGTTTATCCGCGACCCGGACAAGACCATCGAGGATTTGCGCAAGGAGCTTGCCGGGAAGACGGGCGAGAACGTCCGCATCCGGCGTTTCGCGAGGTTCCAGCTCGGCGAATGCGAGGGATGA
- a CDS encoding zinc ribbon domain-containing protein has protein sequence MRVIMECPRCGQENARALQHCWACGEWLHGASQVAGVCPECTMPVRESELVCANCGTHLDARLRDEGGPRLPEERRLRTRARRVVVRPAQATARILSLSFACRALGMALMVIAIARGLIAAQGYQAALMPDESLLAFYAIVLWSVVGVAGFILLMVGVFVLRPGG, from the coding sequence ATGCGGGTAATCATGGAGTGTCCGCGCTGCGGGCAGGAGAACGCCCGCGCTCTGCAGCACTGCTGGGCCTGCGGCGAATGGCTGCACGGGGCGAGTCAGGTCGCAGGCGTGTGCCCGGAGTGCACAATGCCGGTGCGGGAAAGTGAGCTTGTCTGCGCCAATTGCGGCACTCACCTTGACGCCCGGCTTAGGGATGAGGGCGGGCCGCGTCTACCCGAGGAGAGACGCCTGCGAACGCGCGCGCGGCGCGTCGTGGTGCGGCCGGCGCAGGCTACTGCGCGGATCCTGTCGCTGTCCTTCGCGTGCCGGGCGCTCGGCATGGCGCTGATGGTGATTGCCATCGCCCGCGGCTTGATCGCGGCGCAGGGATACCAGGCGGCGCTGATGCCGGACGAGAGTCTGCTCGCGTTCTACGCCATCGTATTATGGTCGGTGGTCGGCGTTGCCGGTTTCATCCTGCTTATGGTTGGGGTGTTCGTGCTGCGACCGGGCGGATGA
- the hpt gene encoding hypoxanthine phosphoribosyltransferase gives MDNDVKEVLLSAEQIQARVKEMAQQIATDYRGREPVLVGVLDGAVVFLADLMRALPIAVRVDFVKWSSYGDATVSSGEVQVLKDLGSSIEGKHVLVVEDIVDTGLTLRYLLENFENRSVASLAVAALLDKPSRRKVDVKLDYVGFQVPDEFVVGYGLDLAQRYRNLPYVAVLKPEVYRGS, from the coding sequence ATGGACAACGACGTGAAGGAAGTGCTGCTCTCCGCCGAGCAGATCCAAGCCCGGGTCAAGGAGATGGCGCAGCAGATCGCGACGGATTACCGAGGGCGCGAGCCGGTGCTCGTGGGAGTGCTCGACGGGGCCGTGGTCTTTCTCGCCGATCTGATGCGCGCGCTGCCGATTGCGGTGCGCGTGGACTTCGTGAAGTGGTCGAGCTACGGCGACGCCACCGTTTCCAGCGGCGAGGTCCAGGTGCTCAAGGACCTGGGCTCCAGCATCGAAGGCAAGCACGTCCTGGTGGTCGAGGACATCGTTGACACGGGACTGACGCTGCGCTATCTGCTGGAGAACTTCGAGAATCGCAGCGTCGCGAGCCTCGCGGTGGCGGCTTTGCTCGACAAGCCGAGCCGGCGCAAGGTCGACGTGAAACTGGATTACGTCGGCTTTCAGGTGCCGGATGAATTCGTGGTCGGGTATGGCCTGGACTTGGCCCAGCGCTATCGCAACCTGCCCTACGTCGCCGTGCTCAAGCCCGAGGTGTACCGGGGATCCTAG
- the groL gene encoding chaperonin GroEL (60 kDa chaperone family; promotes refolding of misfolded polypeptides especially under stressful conditions; forms two stacked rings of heptamers to form a barrel-shaped 14mer; ends can be capped by GroES; misfolded proteins enter the barrel where they are refolded when GroES binds) — protein MAKDLAYSEEARRSLERGINALADAVRVTLGPRGRTVMLEKKFGSPTIIDDGVTIAKEIEVEDRFENLGAQLLKEVASRTNDVAGDGTTTATVLAQAMARAGLKAVAAGANPMFVKRGLDAAKDAVVKYIRKIAVPVETKEKIAQVATISAREKRIGDVISEAMDKVGKDGVITVEESKSAETTLELVEGMQFDKGYISPYMITNAERMEAVLDNPYILIYEKKISAAPDLLPVLETIMRSGRALVVVAEDVDGEALATLVVNKLRGTFTAVAVKAPGFGDRRKAMLEDLGILTGGTFLSEDLGVKLENVTTDMLGQAKRVVITKDDTTVVEGKGSAEAIQGRIAQIKRQIGETDSDYDREKLQERLAKLAGGVAVVNVGAATETELKERKHRMEDALSATRAAVEEGIVPGGGVAYINAIPVLKQVKLKGDEAIGVNIMRRALEEPARQIANNAGMEGSVVVARMKNLPKGHGMDVVSEKQVDMMEAGIVDPAKVTRSALENATSIAAMVLCTEAAVADMPEEEPPPAPGPGQPGMPPY, from the coding sequence ATGGCAAAGGACTTGGCATACAGCGAGGAGGCGCGGCGTTCGTTGGAGCGCGGGATCAACGCGCTGGCGGACGCGGTGCGCGTGACCCTGGGGCCGCGCGGGCGCACCGTCATGCTGGAGAAGAAATTCGGCTCGCCGACGATCATTGACGACGGCGTCACCATCGCCAAGGAGATCGAGGTGGAGGACCGCTTCGAGAACCTCGGCGCCCAGTTGCTCAAGGAAGTGGCATCTAGGACCAACGACGTCGCCGGCGACGGCACGACGACGGCGACGGTGCTGGCACAGGCAATGGCGCGCGCGGGGCTGAAGGCCGTCGCGGCCGGCGCGAACCCGATGTTTGTCAAGCGCGGATTGGACGCGGCGAAGGACGCCGTGGTCAAGTACATCAGGAAGATCGCCGTGCCGGTGGAGACCAAGGAGAAGATCGCGCAGGTGGCGACGATCTCGGCACGCGAGAAGCGCATCGGCGATGTCATCTCCGAGGCGATGGACAAGGTCGGGAAGGACGGCGTCATCACCGTCGAGGAGAGCAAGAGCGCCGAGACGACGCTCGAGTTGGTAGAAGGGATGCAGTTCGACAAGGGATACATCTCGCCGTACATGATCACCAACGCCGAGCGCATGGAAGCGGTGCTCGACAATCCGTACATCCTGATCTACGAGAAGAAGATCTCGGCCGCGCCCGATCTGCTCCCGGTGTTGGAGACTATCATGCGCTCGGGGCGCGCACTCGTGGTCGTCGCAGAGGACGTGGACGGCGAGGCGCTGGCGACATTGGTAGTCAACAAGCTGCGCGGCACCTTCACCGCGGTCGCGGTCAAGGCGCCCGGCTTCGGCGACCGGCGCAAGGCGATGCTCGAGGATCTGGGGATACTGACCGGCGGCACCTTCCTCTCGGAAGACCTCGGGGTGAAGCTCGAGAACGTGACGACTGACATGCTGGGTCAGGCGAAGCGCGTCGTCATCACCAAGGATGATACCACGGTCGTCGAGGGCAAGGGGAGCGCCGAGGCGATCCAGGGGCGGATCGCGCAGATCAAGCGCCAGATCGGGGAGACCGACTCGGACTACGATCGCGAGAAGCTCCAGGAACGGCTGGCGAAGCTTGCGGGCGGCGTCGCCGTCGTCAACGTCGGCGCGGCGACGGAGACGGAGTTGAAGGAGCGCAAGCATCGCATGGAGGACGCGCTGTCGGCCACACGCGCGGCGGTCGAGGAAGGCATCGTCCCGGGCGGTGGGGTCGCGTATATCAACGCCATTCCGGTGCTGAAGCAAGTCAAGCTGAAAGGCGACGAGGCGATCGGCGTGAACATCATGCGTCGTGCGCTGGAGGAGCCCGCACGGCAGATCGCCAACAACGCCGGGATGGAAGGTTCGGTCGTCGTGGCGAGGATGAAGAATCTCCCCAAGGGCCACGGCATGGACGTCGTCAGCGAGAAGCAGGTTGACATGATGGAGGCCGGGATCGTGGACCCGGCGAAGGTGACCCGCAGCGCGCTGGAGAACGCGACGAGTATCGCCGCCATGGTGCTGTGCACGGAGGCGGCGGTTGCGGACATGCCGGAGGAGGAGCCGCCGCCGGCGCCGGGCCCGGGTCAGCCCGGGATGCCGCCGTACTAA
- a CDS encoding leucine--tRNA ligase codes for MTDKYEPQTIEPKWQERWAHARLFEVPDRSEKPKFYYLDMFAYPSGDLHWGHVRNYTVGDVVARYHVMRGEHVLHPTGFDAFGLNAENAAIKRGIHPAEWTARNVAQMEQQYRRMGYSFDWSREVNTSQPDYYTWTQWMFLQLYRGGLAFKKRAPVNWCPSCATALANEQVIGGSCERCDTAVQQKEMEQWFYRITRYAERLLEGHDRIEWPDDVKLMQRNWIGRSEGVEFDMAIADSPRKATVYTTRPDTVFGITYMVLAPEHPLVDEITSAEQWAAVDAYREQARSKPELERIADTAKDGVFTGARAINPMTGEQVPVWVAEYVLMGYGTGAIMAVPAHDQRDFEFAKRYDLPIRVVINPQGTALDPETMTEAYVGPGVQVNSGPFDGLPSEEGWVKIAEDMERRGIGKRTVNYRLRDWLISRQRYWGAPIPIIYCDTCGTVPVPEEDLPVLLPPRAPFTGKGGSPLEAVPEFVNTTCPRCGGKARREVDTMDTFVCSSWYFIRHASPHDSERAFDADKVRYWLPVDLYIGGREHATMHLIYARFFCMALHDLGLVEFEEPFTRLFNHGVVGLGGKKMSKTRGDNPSPDGMCARYGADTARLFILFIAPPGEPAEWSEAGVEGIYRFLGRVWRLFSAVLPAFDAAWAKTLETEKPSLAGTALRRKTHQTITKVTAEIERIHHNTAVSALMEMVNQMSQFVADLPDAAAGDRAAVSEAMATLPVLLSPFAPHLADELAERLGLLGRSVSLFSAPWPQADPELAREDEITLVVQVNGKVRDRITVAAGADEERLKELALNSERAQQFIAGKAVRNVVVVPDKLVNIVVS; via the coding sequence GTGACGGACAAGTACGAGCCACAGACGATCGAGCCGAAGTGGCAGGAGCGCTGGGCGCACGCCCGACTCTTCGAGGTGCCCGACCGCTCCGAGAAGCCCAAGTTCTACTATCTCGACATGTTCGCATATCCCTCCGGCGACCTGCACTGGGGCCACGTGCGCAACTACACGGTCGGCGACGTCGTGGCACGCTATCACGTCATGCGCGGCGAGCATGTGCTCCATCCGACGGGATTCGATGCGTTCGGGCTCAACGCCGAGAACGCCGCCATCAAACGCGGCATCCATCCCGCGGAATGGACCGCGAGAAACGTGGCGCAGATGGAGCAGCAGTACCGGCGCATGGGGTATTCCTTCGATTGGAGCCGCGAGGTTAATACGTCGCAGCCCGACTACTACACGTGGACGCAGTGGATGTTCCTGCAGCTCTACAGGGGCGGGCTCGCATTCAAGAAACGAGCGCCGGTGAACTGGTGCCCGTCGTGCGCGACGGCGCTGGCCAACGAGCAGGTCATCGGTGGGTCGTGCGAGCGCTGCGATACGGCGGTGCAGCAGAAGGAGATGGAGCAGTGGTTCTACCGCATCACGCGGTATGCGGAGCGTCTCTTGGAGGGGCACGATAGGATTGAGTGGCCCGACGACGTCAAGTTGATGCAGCGCAACTGGATTGGGCGCAGCGAGGGCGTCGAGTTCGACATGGCGATCGCCGACTCGCCGCGCAAGGCGACCGTTTACACGACGCGACCCGACACGGTGTTCGGCATCACGTACATGGTGCTCGCCCCGGAGCATCCTCTCGTCGACGAGATAACGTCAGCGGAGCAGTGGGCTGCGGTTGACGCGTATCGCGAGCAGGCTCGCAGCAAGCCGGAACTGGAGCGCATCGCCGACACTGCCAAGGATGGCGTCTTCACTGGCGCGCGCGCGATCAACCCGATGACGGGAGAGCAGGTGCCGGTGTGGGTCGCCGAGTACGTGCTGATGGGCTACGGCACCGGGGCGATCATGGCTGTGCCCGCGCACGACCAACGCGACTTCGAGTTCGCCAAACGCTATGACCTGCCGATCCGCGTGGTGATCAACCCGCAGGGCACCGCGCTCGACCCCGAGACGATGACGGAAGCCTATGTCGGCCCCGGAGTGCAGGTGAACTCCGGGCCCTTCGACGGCCTGCCGAGCGAGGAGGGCTGGGTCAAGATCGCGGAGGACATGGAGCGCCGCGGGATCGGGAAGCGCACCGTCAACTACCGGCTTCGTGACTGGCTCATCTCGCGCCAGCGTTACTGGGGCGCACCCATCCCGATCATCTACTGCGACACATGCGGCACGGTGCCCGTGCCCGAGGAGGATTTGCCGGTGCTCCTGCCGCCGCGCGCGCCGTTCACCGGCAAGGGTGGGTCGCCGCTCGAAGCGGTGCCGGAATTCGTCAACACGACGTGCCCGCGCTGTGGCGGCAAGGCACGGCGGGAGGTCGACACGATGGACACATTCGTGTGTTCATCGTGGTATTTCATCCGTCACGCAAGTCCTCACGATAGCGAGCGCGCGTTCGATGCCGACAAGGTGCGATACTGGCTCCCGGTTGACCTCTATATCGGCGGACGCGAACACGCGACCATGCACCTCATCTACGCGCGCTTCTTCTGCATGGCGCTCCACGACCTGGGGTTGGTCGAGTTCGAGGAGCCGTTCACGCGCTTGTTCAACCACGGCGTGGTCGGCCTCGGCGGCAAGAAGATGAGCAAGACCCGCGGCGACAATCCGTCGCCCGACGGCATGTGCGCGCGTTACGGCGCGGATACGGCGCGCCTGTTCATTCTCTTCATCGCACCTCCGGGCGAGCCGGCGGAGTGGAGCGAGGCGGGAGTCGAGGGGATCTACCGCTTCCTCGGGCGCGTGTGGCGCCTGTTCAGCGCAGTGCTCCCGGCGTTCGACGCGGCGTGGGCGAAAACGCTCGAGACGGAGAAGCCCTCCCTCGCCGGAACCGCCCTCAGGCGCAAGACGCATCAGACGATCACCAAGGTCACGGCGGAGATTGAGCGGATTCACCACAATACCGCGGTCAGCGCGCTGATGGAGATGGTGAATCAGATGTCGCAATTCGTCGCCGACCTGCCCGACGCGGCGGCGGGCGATCGCGCCGCGGTGAGCGAAGCGATGGCGACATTGCCGGTGCTGCTGTCCCCGTTCGCGCCGCATCTCGCCGACGAACTGGCGGAGCGCCTGGGCCTGCTTGGGCGGTCGGTGTCTTTGTTCAGCGCGCCATGGCCGCAGGCGGATCCGGAACTCGCCCGGGAGGACGAGATCACCCTCGTCGTCCAGGTCAACGGCAAGGTGCGCGATCGGATCACCGTCGCGGCGGGCGCCGACGAGGAGCGCTTGAAGGAACTGGCTCTCAACAGCGAGCGGGCGCAGCAGTTCATCGCCGGCAAGGCCGTGCGCAACGTCGTCGTCGTGCCCGACAAACTTGTGAATATCGTGGTCTCATGA
- the frr gene encoding ribosome recycling factor: protein MTAEPVPKIMSETAQRMDHAIEGIRREFASIRSGRANPALVDQIMVEAYETRMPLIQLATIAAPEPRLLVITPWDKTLIGAIRNALTQSDLGLNPASDGNILRVPVPELSEERRKDLAKVVGRKTEEGRVAVRNIRRDAIEELRKLQKAGDVSEDDAKRAQEDVQKTTDAHIEEINHLHEAKVAEIMEV from the coding sequence ATGACGGCGGAACCGGTACCTAAGATCATGTCCGAAACCGCGCAGCGCATGGACCACGCCATCGAAGGCATACGGCGCGAGTTCGCAAGCATCCGCAGCGGCCGGGCCAACCCCGCCCTGGTGGATCAGATCATGGTCGAGGCATACGAGACCAGAATGCCCCTCATTCAACTCGCGACGATAGCCGCTCCCGAACCCAGGCTGTTGGTCATCACGCCGTGGGATAAGACTCTAATCGGGGCGATCCGCAACGCGCTCACGCAATCCGACCTCGGCCTCAACCCCGCCAGCGATGGCAATATCCTGCGCGTGCCGGTGCCCGAGCTGAGCGAGGAGCGCCGCAAGGATCTGGCCAAGGTCGTCGGCCGCAAGACGGAGGAGGGCCGGGTGGCCGTTCGCAACATCCGCCGCGACGCGATTGAGGAGTTGCGCAAGTTGCAGAAGGCGGGCGATGTGTCGGAGGACGACGCCAAGCGCGCGCAGGAAGACGTGCAGAAGACCACCGACGCCCATATCGAGGAGATCAACCACCTGCACGAGGCGAAGGTAGCCGAGATCATGGAGGTCTGA
- a CDS encoding UMP kinase yields the protein MSAPKYRRIVVKLSGEAFAGGEGFGIDPAAVHRLAQELKEVHDTGSETAVVVGGGNIFRARTSGSYDIERTTADYMGMLASVLNALALQEALERIGADTRLQTAIEMHEVAEPYIRRRAIRHLEKGRIVIFAAGTGSPYFTTDTAAALRAAEVGAEAILKGSTVDAIYDRDPKLDTGARRLAHLDYMQALNLRIKALDATAVSLSQETGVPIILFDIREPGNLKRVVLGEPIGSIISSAAASDLPRRDESGEGERR from the coding sequence ATGAGCGCGCCCAAATATAGGCGCATTGTGGTGAAGCTCAGCGGCGAAGCGTTCGCCGGCGGTGAGGGCTTCGGCATCGATCCAGCCGCCGTGCACCGGCTCGCCCAGGAGCTCAAGGAGGTGCACGACACCGGCTCCGAAACGGCCGTGGTTGTCGGCGGCGGCAACATCTTCCGCGCGCGCACCTCCGGCTCGTACGACATTGAGCGCACCACGGCGGACTACATGGGCATGCTCGCCAGCGTCCTCAACGCGCTCGCGCTCCAGGAGGCGCTGGAGCGGATCGGTGCCGATACCCGCTTGCAGACCGCCATCGAGATGCACGAAGTGGCCGAGCCGTACATTCGGCGCCGCGCCATTCGGCATCTTGAGAAAGGTCGCATCGTCATCTTCGCCGCAGGCACCGGGAGTCCGTACTTCACGACCGACACTGCGGCGGCGCTGCGCGCGGCGGAGGTCGGAGCGGAGGCGATCCTCAAAGGCTCGACGGTGGACGCCATTTACGATCGCGATCCTAAGCTCGACACGGGCGCGCGTCGGCTCGCCCATCTCGATTACATGCAGGCGCTCAATCTGCGCATCAAGGCGCTCGATGCCACCGCCGTGTCGCTGAGCCAGGAGACGGGCGTGCCGATTATCCTCTTCGATATCCGCGAGCCGGGCAATCTCAAACGCGTCGTGTTGGGCGAGCCGATCGGCAGCATCATCTCGTCCGCGGCGGCGTCTGATTTGCCGCGCCGCGACGAGAGCGGCGAGGGAGAACGCAGATGA